The DNA window ttctttgtttgtgttttattggaGCTTGTAAAATCAGCACATCCCTGCTCCACCCTCCCCTGTAACAATAAGATCAGAAGGTGGTCGCCCTGTGACAAAGACCTGGGGAGCAATTAACTCCCCTACCCTCAGATTTCCTCAGGAGGCACAGAGACATGCCAGGCGTCAACCACTCACCACACCAAAACTAATCCCTGCGCCGAAAATGCTGTTGTCACTTCCTTTTATCTACTAATCACAGAGGAAACATGTTGGAGACATCTGAAGATCCCACAAGCGCATTAAACGTCCGTGAAGAGTGTTATGGTGGAGTTAAGGAGTTTTTATTCAAGCAGCGCACTTCATGTTGTGAACAAACAGTGCCAGTCTCTCGTTTAGTGAAATCCTTTTTCCCCcacacaagtgtcacttgtgcTGATGGGAGGTCCGCGGTCTGAGGCGCTGGTCGTCATGGTGGCAGACCCCTGCCCTCTTTGAATAAACTCGCTTACAATGTTTATGAATGATTGTGGTGGTAGCAGCTGGCAGGATGGCTGATAGAGCCTGAATGGGGGGAGAAATACTTGAGCTGGCGATAGTTaaattttatgtatttgtttttgtgcgGCGTCATGATGTGGAGATTTATAATTCTGGGAGACAAAGGTTTGAGCGCCCGAGGGCTATGCTGGGTCATTGTGGACACTGGGATGTTTGGTGTTTGCTTTTGATGGCGGCTAGTCAGTGTTTACTGGCTCAGGTGTTGCATCTGCAAAACAAACAGGTCATTGTGGTCTCACTGCCACCATCTGCTCAGAGTGTTCTgctgtgtctgggcctttattCATGTCTGCTTGGTTGGAGGTGCAGGTTTTTTATCCAGACTAACCAGCAGTGTTTACCCATGAACGCTGAATTTATTTAAGcttgattttgttaccttttagCTACATCTGTATTGTTGAATTATACTAACCATGACTTTCTGTCTGACAGGTCAGTGATGGTCAGTGCTAGTTAGAGCCTGCAGCCGAGGATGTCTGCTACGGATTCGGACAACTCCATTGACTGGCTGGCTAGTGACAATGAGGACAATGAGAGTGAACACGAGTTTGACTATACCGGACAGCACAGCCAGACAGAGGCACCTTCGTCCCCCAGCACCCCGCCACACCTGGGCCCGTCTGACAGCAGCTGCCGCCGGAGCAGCGAGGTGAAGGAGGGCGACAGTAACTGGAGTGAGGTCAGGGAGGCCTCCAGCCAGGGATTTCCCCCCGGCTGCACCGAGACATGGGACAGCGCCATTGGACTGTGTAAAACGCAGCAAGGAGAAAAAACGAATGGCAAAAACACTCAGCAAGCACTGAAGAGACCTCACAGCTCCACGGAGGAGTGCAAGGAACGGCAGCTCATTTCCAACGTGTCGGAGAGAAACCGAATTTTCAGCAGAAAGGTGAGCGCCTCTGACTTGTGTCTGTTTCCCACAGGAGGTGGTTGACAGTGTCAGCAAAACTAGAGCGTGCCCTATCACCTACATCGACTCCCCCGGCCCCGCTGGAGTGTCTCATGCATCACACTTCCAGTAAAGATGAACCTATAACTACATGCAGCATTAGTCATGCCTTTCTGAAGAACCAGAGTCAGTCAGCAGAACAATAGAAGGGAGTTCAGGGGTTATCTAAATCACACTCAGCAAATTTTATACGTGGAAGCCAGTTTGATGTTACCTTTTCACACATTCTGACAGAGATATCACCTACAAATgaatctgttttcattttcagtgcaTGGAGCTACAATGCTACATTCATCCGCTGTCATCTATCTTGAATGGCCTACGTTCGGGAAGATACAGAGAACGTAAGTCGGTCATTTaattcttttctgtttttgtcttcagAGCAATCTCAGTGGATTTATACTGTTTAACACAGCCATTCTTCAGCcgagtctctgtctctctctctgctcattCTTTCttgtaacaacaacaatagaCTGGATAGACAATGTGCCACTCTTTTTGGAATATGTGTCCCTGAGATTTGAGAACGAGATGTCTGAAACAAGTATTGTTGTGGTGTTATACAGTAACCACAActatttcctgtgtgtgtactgtataatGAAGCTCATTTTGGATAAAGCTTCTGaagcagctgcagtgttttaaaaaaggcccctttaagagtaaaaaaaaagacatttaaatgttatttttttgccTGTTGAGACTAATATCACGCTTCAGACCTCCTTGTAAATTAGCTGCTTGGCAGAGAGGAGTGAGAACATACTGTACCACAATCTCCAGTAAAGCAGCTGCTGTTTGTGAGTCGTCTGATAGGCATTATAAGGGCCTCTGgaagatgtgttgcactgtgttCAGACAAGCTCCGAAAACTGCTTCATTTGGGATCTTTGTcaaaccttgtgtgtgtgtgtgacccaaCACTTCCTGACCACAGAGGCAGGGAGCCTgttcccccacacacacatttcacacaatcCATCTGCTCCACAGACTCGGCCCTGCTGTCAACACAGTTCATGCGGCTCATGGTACAACTTTCTTCTTTTCCAGGACTCAGCAGTTTCCAGGAGAGTGTGGCCATGGACAGGATTCAGAGGATCATGGGTGTTCTGCAGAACCCCTGCATGGGGTAAGTGTCCTCAGCTTGACCTACATACACGAAACAATGGGCTCTATCATCTTGTAATTACCAGTATATCTTCTGCGCAAGGCTCTGTAGCTATAATCATATTTTGAGGCATTTTGCTTTGTtcagcttgtttgttttgctgaaaTCTCCACGCTACAATGCACTCAGTTTAGCATACAATTACAAAGAGCCAGTCATGGTGCTCGTTGTCTGTGGGTCAAAGTGGTCTCCGACATGTCTGTGACACATGGCTCACAGCAGGTTTCCCTGCGAGGAGCTGCTACCCCCACACATTCAGGATAAATTTACTGCAGAGATGGCTGGGTCTCGCCATGGCTGGGCACcttgttaaaaatgtaacaggCTCCACTGTGGGAGCAGCACACTTGTGTCTGCTTGATTAGCTCTCCACTGGCCAGACGGTATAATGGAGTATGATATCACCCCTCTAAAGGAGAAAGTCTTGGTCCCTGTAAGATGATAATGTTCAAATGTTTTGACGTTTCACAATTGTTTTACGTCATTAAATAGTAAATGACTGACATTCTCAGGTTCCATAGTGTCTGGTTTTGTATACTTCAGAACAATGAGGCAATATGGTTGAAATCAATACCACAATATCAATAAGAACATGCTCCGACTTGACACATTTCATGACAGAAAATTTGCCACATGTGTAAAGCAGAACCTTCCAAAACTAATTTAGCTATTTTAGGATTtcagtttccctttaaattattaatttggACTCAGGCTGCAGCTTataatttcattatttattgattcgaTTCTGGGAATTTATTAATTCAGTCTATAAAACTTCCAGTTTGACGTCTTCAAATAGCAGTCAAAAAACCTAACAGAGTTTCATTTACAACCATATGAAAGCAGATTACGTTTGCAAAGCTGGAACCAGCGAGTATCAATTATCCAAATTGTTGCCAAGCAATTTTCTGTTAAGCgagtaaacaaacaataaaaccaatCATTTTAATTGGAGAGCAAAATCGTATAGAATAATAGCACATTATGATAATGTCATATGATTACACTGAAAGTCTGTGTATGAATCAGCAGTGTCATGTGCCATCCTCCTCTGAATTTAAAGCCGCATTACTGATACCTGTACGGGAAGCGAAGCATCAGTGTGTATGGATGTAAGATAAAGTGCTGCTGAGTTTGGCACCGACTAATTAGAGCCCTCACCCACCAGCTGCTGCCCTCATATGGGAGACAAAGAGTGGGTGTGGCAGCCTCTCTGCAGACAGCCGGGACAGAGGCTGGAAGGTGGACTaagcccctccctccctcccggCGTTGCTCCCTATGCCTGCTCTGTGTTGCCAGCTGGCAGCCCCTGCAGCAACACAATGGCAGATAGGATCAAAGTGACTTTTTTAGCAGTCACTGTTGCGGATAATCTTTCACATGAATTTAACATGCCCTGAATGGAGTATAGCAGGAAGGTCCTGATCATATGACACGGCCTAATCCCTACCCACCATCTGGTTTTGACGGGTGGGAGTTAATGGGGCGCTGCTCTCTGCTGCCCACCTCCAACGCAAACTGCGTCACCGCGATTAGTTTATTTTCACAATGACGCTGTTGGAGACCGCTGTGGCTTTGGTGTTTTATATTTAGAGGCGAGCGGAACTGTTATACATCAGGCCACGTGTGAGCTCAAAACATGTGAGAAATGTACTCAAGACAatcccccccccacacacacacacacacacttacacacacacacaaacacacacacacacacacacacacacacacacacacagagtacagGCTTTGCTAAGTGAGTGTAAGTGTTCACCCACTGTTCAAGATTGCCTATTTCCTGTGTGAGCTTGATGGAGAGATAAGATTTCAGAGAAGAGGTTGGTTAGATTATTGGTAGGCTCTACTCATATTCATGCATGAAAGCTTGAGTAAATacctctttgtctctgtttctttctctccttccttccttttgtCAGGGAGAAATACATCAATATCATTCTTAAAATGGAGGAAATGCTGAAGAGCTGGTTCCCTAACGTTAAACTCCGAGACCAACTCACTGTCACCCAGACAGAAGAGGCCATTCCTACCAAGAAACCGAAGGTAAAGTTGCACAAAAACAGAACTGTTGCGTAAGAACTCTCCGGTTAGAGGAGGCGCGCTGCCAAGAACATACGGTGACGACGCAGTGAAAGAGGGACAAAAATATCTATTATTATTTAATCACAGGTCTGGGACAGGGGAGGGGGATTAAAAGCTATTTTTACTGAGGTATTACCGCAGTCTCAGGTTCGCTAAGAACAATGACAGAGGATAAAAGGTAATTTTGGAGGAGTGTTCCTAAGGGGATAAGAAAGGTCAGAATACTCTGGAACATTCCTTTGCATTTAATTGGTTAGGATTTATTTCTGTGGCTAAGCCTGACACACCCTCCTATCAACTATTTTTCCTTCAGTCACCACAACAAAGCTGGCTGTTAAGCACTTTGTAACAGGTTGTACTGTTTGCtaaggcaacacagtaacaatGGAGCTGCTATGATCAATATTTTTATGTCAACAATGGATGATATTACTATTAATAATGTGGCAGCAGTTTCTCATGGTGACAAATTGTGTGAATGACAGCAGGTCTTAGCTCCACGGACATCTGTTCACAGTGATAAAGCTCTGATAAAACCggtgtacactacctgctcggcatcaaacacatgaagttagcaactagctagaGAGCATGCATTGTAGTTAAACAGCTACTAAGGAGGAggatatttttctcaggaggTACTGAAGACCAAATCAAAGCTAAAAAAAGAAACGTCTTCCAATGAATGCTAATTGATTGCAACTGTTGGCTAACAAATTAGCATTTGTAAATTgtattttccttgtttttaaCAACACAACAGCTGCAATACATCCAGGGTGAAATATCTAAATACAACTTGCATGTTGTCCATTTTTATAACTAGGAAGAGGTTTATCGATGTCCACTAATTATTCAGATTTGTACAAGTCCAGAAAGTATGAATGAGGGATCCTGTTACTGTTCTACATCCGTTGCATAAAGGATCTGTCCCTGGATAAATTAAAATCAGCCGTGTTATATAGTGATAATAGGCCAGTGacgtgttttgttttgcttccgccaagtggccaaaaaaattgTTGGTGCAGTTTATTTGTTGCTTTAAACCTTTTAATCTtgaggctcatttatactctcTCGATGTACAAAAATAGATATGCTAATTTTAAACGTTTCAACCATCACTGCTGACATACCTGCGACCTTTATGTCGGCATAGATATatccaatagatggcactagagtgAAAGTTTCTGACAACATCAAACGTAGCGACGGTGGAAGAGGTTGCAGCGGAGGTAGCGTAGACGGCGTTGGTCTTTTCACTGTATTAGCTTACTGCACAAGCTCATTTACAGTTTTCTTGTTGATCAATGGACATTGTCCCTGAATATTAAACTACTAAATCATTTAATTTAAACTGTTTCCTTCCCCACCCAGCTATCTCCAGTGACCATTACTGCAGTTGTGAGCCCCGTCACCGTCAGCGATCCCCAAGCCGGCGCCAAAACCCTGAGAGTCACCGACCTCACTCCTCCTGGAGCCTACTCCGCCAGTAACCTGAAGTGGCTCCACACGTCACCCATCTGCTCCCCCATAGCAGAGCAGGCCCAGGCTGGCCCCAGGCACCTGCTGTCCCCCAGAGACCTAACGCAGGACAACGCTGTGTCCTCCAGCACGGACAGCCACACTAAGACAGACTCGGTGGCCAGAGGCCCCCCGCCGGGCAAAATCAACGCACCCTGTCTAGAGAGGCTCCTTAAGTCGACAGAAAGCATCATCACCCGCAAGGGGACGGGCGGTTTGACGGACAGCAGCTGGTCCTAGTCCACGCAGACGGCTGGGCGTCCAGCTGTAAGCACTGCACAGCCCAGCCTGGCCTTGCCCACCTTGCCGGGAGCCAGTCAGCTTGCTTAGCCCATTCCAGCCTTCAGGGGAGACGGGAGCCTTCAAAAGGGACGTCACAGTTTCCACTTTAACGTGGAAGGAGTGTCGACGAACATGTTGTACTCTCTGTATGGGAATGTGCCCTCTCTGACATGACAAGTGTCCGCTTTAGTTCCCTTCTGTTGacttatgtttgtttttttgtttgcactCTTGAATAGCGTGTGTGAGAGTGGGAAGGATAGATTTCACATGCCGAGATCACCGGAGCTAGTGATTTCACAACTGAATTGTTCCCACTGGCTTGTAGATGCAATAATACAGTTTGAGTATCTGTGAAACCGCCATTATGCCTGAAAGGGAAAGAATTGCAGGAGTAGTGTGTGCTGGAAGGGATTTTTTCAGATATCCAGACATGTCAGTGGTCTACATATTGTTGTGCTGAAAATGTGGGTGAAATGTGACGTTATTTTCTCCCCCCCACCCCTTGACTCTACTCTTAAGTTTATTGATGTGACTGTTACTCATTTGTATACTTTATAAATAAGTCTTTTGGTACAACTGTTCTACCTCAGTGGGCACCACGTCACAGTTAGTGAGTAGGAATGTGAACGCTACGCTCCAAATCTGGACACCTCAACAGATCTGCAGTGAGCCAAATGGCCTCTGACAGCGAGGTGTGCAGTACGAGTCGTTCTGCTTGTACAAACAGAGGATGCTCTCTCCGTGGGGATGCTCTCGTGGCCTGACTGGTGCCATTGTAAAGAATGTCAACTGCAGATTTCTTTTTCGAGTCTCCCAGTAGAAGGCAAACAGTGCCTGTAACGTCAAACTGTGCCTGTAAGCCGGTTTGAACCAGAGAGAGAACCATTCAGAATACCTGCTCCTCTGTGGGATGTACAAATCAGGAATTCTCACTCTCCTGCCATTTCCTGTATCGAGTAAATTATTCAGATCTTGCCAACTACTTTCTGTGGTGGAGTAGAACAATTCTTTTGTTTTGCCACAGAACTGGACAGTATGTTAGACCAGCAGAGAGGGACAAGGTATTTCTCTGTGTAAATCTTACAGAAAGGTTGTCGATTTACCCTGAAAAGTGGCCTTTATAGTGTGAAATTTtatactttcaaaataaatgtggttATATTTGTTTGATGCAAAATGGCTacaatttgtgttattgtgaattttatttatacaggcTTGTGTGAGTTaccttaaaggggcagttcaacccagacacaaaaatacatatttttcctcttccctgcagtgctgtttatcagtctagattgt is part of the Epinephelus lanceolatus isolate andai-2023 chromosome 5, ASM4190304v1, whole genome shotgun sequence genome and encodes:
- the ciartb gene encoding uncharacterized protein ciartb, translated to MSATDSDNSIDWLASDNEDNESEHEFDYTGQHSQTEAPSSPSTPPHLGPSDSSCRRSSEVKEGDSNWSEVREASSQGFPPGCTETWDSAIGLCKTQQGEKTNGKNTQQALKRPHSSTEECKERQLISNVSERNRIFSRKCMELQCYIHPLSSILNGLRSGRYRERLSSFQESVAMDRIQRIMGVLQNPCMGEKYINIILKMEEMLKSWFPNVKLRDQLTVTQTEEAIPTKKPKLSPVTITAVVSPVTVSDPQAGAKTLRVTDLTPPGAYSASNLKWLHTSPICSPIAEQAQAGPRHLLSPRDLTQDNAVSSSTDSHTKTDSVARGPPPGKINAPCLERLLKSTESIITRKGTGGLTDSSWS